From the genome of Deinococcus sp. JMULE3, one region includes:
- the ispD gene encoding 2-C-methyl-D-erythritol 4-phosphate cytidylyltransferase, translating into MGVRVAALIPAAGSGTRLGLGPKAFVEVAGRSLLGRSAAALAPHVNEVLVALPVGLDLPGDVPARAVTGGDTRQASVLALLRATRADVVLVHDAARPFLPGAVVGAVIAAAREVGAATAALPVADTLVRAGPGGDCGTLWGTLTPREGLWAVQTPQGFRRDLLLAAHEAALADGFAATDDAGLIARTGGAVRLVPGDARLFKVTTPGDLALAQALAPTWDGQVWDAGGA; encoded by the coding sequence ATGGGCGTGCGGGTGGCGGCATTGATCCCGGCGGCGGGGTCGGGCACGCGGCTGGGGCTGGGGCCGAAGGCGTTCGTGGAGGTCGCGGGCCGCAGCCTGCTGGGCCGCAGCGCGGCGGCGCTGGCCCCGCACGTGAACGAGGTGCTGGTGGCGCTCCCGGTGGGCCTGGACCTGCCGGGGGACGTTCCGGCCCGCGCCGTGACGGGCGGCGATACCCGGCAGGCGAGCGTGCTGGCGCTGCTGCGCGCCACGCGGGCGGACGTGGTGCTGGTCCATGACGCGGCGCGGCCCTTCCTGCCGGGCGCGGTGGTCGGCGCGGTGATCGCGGCGGCGCGAGAGGTGGGCGCGGCGACGGCGGCGCTGCCGGTGGCGGACACCCTGGTGCGGGCCGGACCGGGCGGCGACTGTGGCACCCTCTGGGGCACCCTCACCCCGCGCGAGGGGCTATGGGCGGTGCAGACCCCGCAGGGATTCCGGCGTGACCTGCTGCTCGCCGCGCACGAGGCGGCACTGGCCGACGGCTTCGCCGCGACGGACGACGCGGGCCTGATCGCCCGGACGGGCGGCGCGGTGCGGCTGGTGCCGGGGGACGCGCGGCTGTTCAAGGTGACCACGCCCGGCGACCTGGCCCTGGCGCAGGCGCTGGCCCCGACCTGGGACGGGCAGGTGTGGGATGCTGGGGGGGCATGA
- a CDS encoding bifunctional diguanylate cyclase/phosphodiesterase, whose amino-acid sequence MLTRLTAAIASATQPGGAGLAEAVLSITDTLVVVLDPQGRVVRFNAAAERLSGYSFEEVRGQVLWPFVLPEHEVAGVVQAFESLAAGDYPNRYENHWQTRSGELRYVLWSNTALLDARGRVALVVATGVDVTREREARQALQESEDRFRALFERSADGVVLIDPNDPEVAWRILDCNEAFCRMNGYERHELVGQSIDILHPYPMMAEEGGELFAWIREEGQVHGEGSHLHRDGTVFPIESASSVVSVNGRELILGQDRDIRDRKRTEEQLRALAAQLAHDSQHDALTGLPNRTLLLDRLQVELRRAARDGRALAVVHLNLDGFRRVNDTLGHAVGDAVLREVARRLQEDVRPSDTVARLGGDEFVVLIPDVGGRPEAGSVARRLQAALAHPFDVDGQLVNVRGSMGVAVSPPDSSLPANLLRQADLAMTQAKREGKNGVQFFQKSMDAAVHGQLHLETRLRAALDAGGLHLHYQPQVDTTTGALLGFEALVRWTDTQLGLVSPARFIPLAEEAGLIGPLGAWVLDEACRQAAEWGLRVPVAVNVSALEVAQEDFTQRVHATLRRHGLDGGQLKLEITERLTVQDLQRAARQLAQLQGLGVQLSLDDFGTGQSSVSTLLQMPLNELKLDRSLITGVAESPIEQRVVSALIGLGRSLNLTVIVEGVETPEQLRVLRDLGCGAVQGYLTGRPGPASMWTPHLNGPLPLNLPERAAGDGETLLN is encoded by the coding sequence ATGTTGACCCGCCTGACTGCCGCCATCGCGTCTGCCACCCAGCCCGGCGGGGCGGGGCTGGCCGAGGCCGTCCTGAGCATCACCGACACCCTGGTGGTCGTGCTGGACCCGCAGGGGCGCGTGGTGCGGTTCAACGCGGCGGCCGAGCGGCTCTCCGGGTACAGTTTCGAGGAGGTGCGCGGGCAGGTCCTGTGGCCGTTCGTGCTGCCCGAGCATGAGGTCGCCGGGGTGGTGCAGGCTTTCGAGTCCCTGGCGGCCGGGGACTACCCGAACCGTTACGAGAATCACTGGCAGACCCGCAGCGGCGAGCTGCGGTACGTCCTGTGGTCGAACACGGCGCTGCTGGACGCGCGGGGGCGGGTGGCGCTGGTCGTGGCGACCGGGGTGGACGTCACGCGGGAACGCGAGGCGCGGCAGGCGCTGCAGGAGAGCGAGGACCGCTTCCGGGCGCTGTTCGAACGCTCGGCGGACGGTGTGGTCCTGATCGACCCGAACGACCCGGAGGTCGCGTGGCGGATCCTGGACTGCAACGAGGCCTTCTGCCGCATGAACGGCTACGAACGTCACGAGCTGGTCGGGCAGTCCATCGACATCCTGCACCCGTACCCGATGATGGCCGAGGAGGGCGGCGAGCTGTTCGCCTGGATCCGCGAGGAGGGACAGGTGCACGGCGAGGGCTCGCACCTGCACCGCGACGGGACGGTGTTCCCGATCGAGAGTGCCAGCAGCGTCGTGAGCGTGAACGGGCGCGAACTGATCCTGGGGCAGGACCGTGACATCCGCGACCGCAAGCGCACCGAGGAGCAGCTGCGGGCCCTGGCGGCGCAGCTGGCGCACGACTCGCAGCACGACGCGCTGACGGGCCTGCCGAACCGCACGCTGCTGCTCGACCGGTTGCAGGTGGAACTGCGCCGCGCCGCGCGGGATGGGCGGGCGCTGGCGGTCGTCCACCTGAACCTCGACGGGTTCCGGCGCGTGAACGACACGCTGGGGCACGCGGTGGGGGACGCGGTGCTGCGTGAGGTCGCGCGCAGACTGCAGGAGGACGTGCGCCCATCGGACACCGTGGCGCGCCTGGGCGGGGACGAGTTCGTGGTGCTGATTCCCGACGTGGGCGGGCGGCCCGAGGCGGGCAGCGTGGCGCGGCGCCTGCAGGCGGCCCTGGCGCATCCCTTCGACGTGGATGGGCAGCTGGTGAACGTGCGCGGCAGCATGGGCGTGGCGGTCAGCCCGCCGGACAGCAGCCTCCCGGCGAACCTGCTGCGGCAGGCGGACCTGGCGATGACGCAGGCCAAGCGCGAGGGCAAGAACGGCGTGCAGTTCTTCCAGAAGTCCATGGACGCCGCGGTGCACGGTCAGCTGCACCTGGAGACGCGGCTGCGCGCGGCGCTGGACGCGGGTGGGCTGCACCTGCACTACCAGCCGCAGGTGGACACCACGACGGGCGCGCTGCTGGGCTTCGAGGCGCTGGTCCGCTGGACGGACACGCAGCTGGGGCTGGTGTCCCCGGCGCGGTTCATTCCGCTGGCGGAGGAGGCCGGGTTGATCGGGCCGCTGGGCGCGTGGGTGCTGGACGAGGCGTGCCGTCAGGCGGCCGAGTGGGGGCTGCGCGTGCCGGTCGCGGTGAACGTCTCGGCGCTGGAGGTCGCGCAGGAGGACTTCACGCAGCGGGTCCACGCGACGCTGCGCCGCCACGGGCTGGACGGCGGGCAGCTGAAACTGGAGATCACCGAGCGCCTGACCGTGCAGGACCTGCAGCGCGCCGCGCGGCAGCTGGCGCAGCTGCAGGGGCTGGGCGTGCAGCTGTCCCTGGATGATTTCGGGACGGGGCAGTCGTCGGTCAGTACGCTGCTGCAGATGCCCCTGAACGAACTGAAACTGGACCGTTCGCTGATCACGGGCGTCGCCGAGTCCCCCATCGAGCAGCGCGTGGTGAGCGCCCTGATCGGCCTGGGCCGCAGCCTGAACCTGACCGTGATCGTCGAGGGTGTAGAAACGCCCGAGCAGCTGCGGGTCCTGCGGGACCTGGGCTGCGGGGCGGTGCAGGGGTACCTGACGGGCCGTCCGGGCCCGGCGAGCATGTGGACGCCGCACCTGAACGGTCCCCTGCCGCTGAACCTGCCCGAGCGCGCGGCGGGGGACGGCGAGACGCTCCTGAACTGA
- the pth gene encoding aminoacyl-tRNA hydrolase: protein MKIIVGLGNPGTQYAQTRHNVGWMVLDELARRAGASWRKEGKDAELAEVRLGSGVGAKVLLVRPLTFMNASGKAVAPLMSFYKLGGESLLVLQDDLDSPFGLLRVRMGGRHGGQNGVRDIIRLLGHEAFARVKVGISRPPAGWEVPDWVLSRWRDEEKADLAELVRLGANAAEVWATSGLAEAQGQFNGTDLRPKPPAPPKPPKPAPDGDSVPAGRTPQDTAGTAAHTGGRVEKTEEG, encoded by the coding sequence ATGAAGATCATCGTGGGCCTGGGGAATCCGGGCACGCAGTACGCGCAGACGCGGCACAACGTGGGCTGGATGGTGCTGGACGAACTGGCCCGCCGCGCCGGGGCGTCTTGGCGCAAGGAAGGCAAGGACGCCGAGCTCGCCGAGGTCCGCCTGGGCTCCGGGGTGGGCGCGAAGGTGCTGCTGGTGCGGCCCCTGACGTTCATGAACGCGTCCGGGAAGGCGGTGGCGCCGCTGATGTCGTTCTACAAGCTGGGCGGCGAGTCGCTGCTGGTGCTGCAGGACGACCTGGACAGTCCGTTCGGGCTGCTGCGCGTGCGGATGGGCGGGCGGCACGGTGGGCAGAACGGCGTGCGGGACATCATCCGGCTGCTGGGGCACGAGGCCTTCGCGCGCGTGAAGGTGGGGATCTCGCGCCCGCCGGCGGGCTGGGAGGTGCCGGACTGGGTCCTGAGCCGCTGGCGTGACGAGGAGAAGGCCGATCTGGCGGAACTCGTGCGGCTGGGTGCGAACGCCGCCGAGGTCTGGGCCACGTCCGGGCTGGCGGAGGCGCAGGGGCAGTTCAACGGCACGGACCTGCGCCCGAAACCGCCGGCCCCGCCGAAACCTCCGAAACCTGCACCGGACGGGGACTCTGTCCCGGCTGGGCGAACCCCGCAGGACACGGCGGGGACGGCGGCGCATACTGGCGGGCGTGTCGAAAAAACAGAAGAAGGCTGA
- a CDS encoding Crp/Fnr family transcriptional regulator codes for MISPDDLRVSPLLSGAAPETLRQLAAHAAPRVLARGETLWRADDPVGGAFILLGGEVRLTRAQASGRSLTRAVRTPGEVLGLRDVLGAPATFCEDALGGAPSRLVALPGTTLRASMRDPAVSGAALALLAAQTRDAEARLNLLSAPVAARLVTYLLERGPHVLPTNSALAEQLGTVPELVSRHLGDLYRQGLIGLRRREVVTLDEPQLRRHLPG; via the coding sequence GTGATCAGTCCTGACGATCTGCGGGTGTCCCCGCTGCTGAGCGGCGCCGCGCCGGAAACGCTGCGGCAGCTGGCCGCGCACGCCGCGCCACGGGTGCTGGCCCGGGGCGAGACGCTGTGGCGCGCCGATGACCCGGTCGGGGGCGCGTTCATCCTGCTCGGGGGCGAGGTCCGACTCACGCGGGCACAGGCCAGCGGTCGCAGCCTGACCCGGGCGGTCCGCACACCGGGCGAGGTGCTGGGCCTGCGAGACGTGCTGGGCGCACCCGCGACCTTCTGCGAGGACGCGCTGGGCGGCGCGCCGAGTCGACTGGTCGCCCTGCCCGGCACGACGCTGCGGGCGTCGATGCGTGATCCGGCCGTGTCCGGGGCGGCCCTGGCCCTGCTGGCCGCGCAGACCCGTGACGCCGAGGCCCGGCTGAATCTGCTGAGCGCCCCGGTGGCCGCCCGGCTGGTCACCTACCTGCTCGAGCGCGGCCCGCACGTCCTGCCGACCAACTCAGCCCTGGCCGAGCAGCTGGGGACCGTGCCGGAACTGGTCAGCCGTCACCTCGGTGACCTGTACCGGCAGGGCCTGATCGGCCTGCGCCGCCGGGAGGTCGTGACGCTGGACGAACCGCAGTTGCGCCGCCACCTGCCCGGATAA
- a CDS encoding 4-(cytidine 5'-diphospho)-2-C-methyl-D-erythritol kinase — MSDPAAVTYFAPAKVNLGLSVRDLRSDGYHELHSLMVPLSVGDDLEIAPADTLTLRVEGADLPTDEGNLVFRAARAYLDAAGVPGGAAITLHKRLPLASGLGGGSSDAATTLMALARLYPAGVDLPGLALRLGADVPFFLLGRAAVASGVGEVLSPTPVPRAALVLLNPGVEVSARDAYAWLDAEEAFTPALDIEGILAALSNGRPVPYLNALQGPVAARHAPIREALAALTDAGLHSPLMSGSGSTCFALARDDAHAHDAAQLLAGRHPGWWAQATQILG; from the coding sequence ATGAGCGACCCTGCTGCCGTCACGTACTTCGCGCCCGCCAAGGTGAACCTGGGCCTCAGTGTCCGGGACCTGCGTTCGGACGGGTACCACGAACTGCACTCGCTGATGGTGCCCCTGAGCGTCGGGGACGACCTGGAGATCGCCCCCGCTGACACGCTGACCCTGCGCGTTGAGGGCGCGGACCTGCCCACCGACGAGGGGAATCTGGTGTTCCGCGCGGCGCGGGCGTACCTGGACGCGGCGGGCGTACCGGGCGGCGCGGCGATCACGCTGCACAAGCGGCTGCCGCTCGCGTCGGGCCTGGGGGGCGGCAGCAGCGACGCGGCGACCACGCTGATGGCGCTCGCGCGGCTGTACCCGGCGGGCGTGGACCTGCCGGGACTGGCGCTGCGGCTGGGCGCGGACGTGCCGTTCTTCCTGCTGGGCCGCGCGGCGGTCGCGTCGGGGGTCGGGGAGGTCCTGTCCCCCACCCCGGTGCCGCGCGCCGCGCTGGTCCTGCTGAATCCGGGCGTGGAGGTCAGTGCCCGCGACGCCTACGCGTGGCTGGACGCCGAGGAGGCCTTCACGCCCGCCCTGGATATCGAGGGCATCCTGGCCGCACTGTCCAACGGTCGCCCGGTCCCGTACCTGAACGCCCTGCAGGGGCCGGTGGCGGCGCGGCACGCCCCGATCCGTGAGGCGCTGGCCGCCCTGACGGACGCCGGGCTGCACTCGCCCCTGATGAGCGGGTCCGGGAGCACCTGCTTCGCGCTGGCCCGCGACGACGCGCACGCGCACGACGCCGCGCAGCTCCTCGCAGGGCGGCACCCCGGCTGGTGGGCGCAGGCCACCCAGATCCTGGGCTGA
- a CDS encoding UbiX family flavin prenyltransferase yields MRLVVGVSGGSGMPYAESILRALRDLGVESHLVVSSGAKRVMTAEGSGPQLADLTALASVVHDDRDLAAGVASGSFRTDGMLVVPCSAGTLAKIAQGFADNLVARAAHVTLKERRRLVLVLREDPLPRPMLLNMLAAHDAGATVMTASAGFYHAPGSVDELLHFVTARVLDQFGLDVPGFRRWREGEA; encoded by the coding sequence ATGAGGCTGGTGGTGGGGGTGTCGGGCGGCAGCGGCATGCCGTACGCGGAGTCGATCCTGCGGGCGCTGCGTGACCTGGGCGTGGAGTCGCATCTGGTGGTCAGCAGCGGCGCCAAGCGCGTCATGACGGCCGAGGGGTCGGGGCCGCAGCTGGCGGACCTGACGGCGCTGGCGTCGGTCGTGCATGACGACCGGGATCTGGCGGCGGGCGTGGCGAGCGGGTCGTTCCGCACGGACGGGATGCTGGTGGTGCCGTGCAGCGCGGGGACGCTGGCGAAGATCGCGCAGGGCTTCGCGGACAATCTGGTGGCGCGCGCGGCGCACGTGACCTTGAAGGAGCGGCGGCGGCTGGTGCTGGTGCTGCGTGAGGACCCGCTGCCGCGCCCGATGCTGCTGAACATGCTGGCCGCGCACGACGCGGGCGCGACCGTGATGACGGCCAGCGCGGGGTTCTATCACGCGCCGGGCAGCGTGGACGAGCTGCTGCATTTCGTGACGGCGCGGGTGCTGGATCAGTTCGGGCTGGACGTGCCGGGCTTCCGCCGCTGGCGTGAAGGAGAGGCGTAA
- a CDS encoding HU family DNA-binding protein yields the protein MAKSTKPAAKKPAPKKGAAKPAPKAEAGKIAKTQIIDMVADKTTLNKKQAGDAVATVIDSIVDALRAGSSVGLPGLGTLSVTHTAERTGVKPGTSERITIPAGKKVRFKVATTLKGTL from the coding sequence ATGGCCAAGAGCACCAAACCCGCCGCGAAGAAACCCGCCCCCAAGAAAGGCGCGGCCAAGCCCGCCCCGAAAGCCGAGGCCGGGAAGATCGCCAAGACGCAGATCATCGACATGGTCGCCGACAAGACCACCCTGAACAAGAAGCAGGCCGGAGACGCCGTCGCGACCGTCATCGACAGCATCGTGGACGCCCTGCGCGCCGGGAGCAGCGTCGGCCTGCCCGGCCTGGGCACCCTGAGCGTCACCCACACCGCCGAACGCACCGGCGTCAAACCCGGCACCAGCGAACGCATCACCATTCCCGCCGGGAAGAAGGTGCGCTTCAAGGTCGCCACGACCCTCAAAGGCACCCTCTAA
- a CDS encoding HesA/MoeB/ThiF family protein, producing the protein MTGPRLPGLTRPELRRYSRALLVPEWLDAGAQERVRAAHVLVVGAGGLGSPVIASLAGAGVGTLTVADDDRVDLSNLHRQTLYATPDVGRPKAELAAARAQTINPHVQVRAAPRVTPDTLPALLGGVTLVVDATDNFETRYLIADTCAAQGREWIWGAASGTTGMVSVFGPHAGLRDVFPDPGDDLSCDEAGVLGPVPALTGQLMALEALKVLGGVGEPLRGRLWTFDALTGRARTLTLRPAPTL; encoded by the coding sequence ATGACCGGCCCCCGCCTCCCCGGACTGACCCGCCCGGAACTGCGCCGCTACTCGCGCGCGCTGCTGGTCCCCGAGTGGCTGGACGCCGGCGCGCAGGAACGCGTGCGGGCCGCGCACGTCCTCGTGGTCGGGGCGGGTGGGCTGGGCAGCCCCGTGATCGCCAGTCTGGCCGGGGCGGGCGTGGGCACCCTGACCGTCGCGGACGACGACCGCGTGGACCTCAGCAACCTGCACCGCCAGACGCTGTACGCCACGCCTGACGTGGGCCGCCCCAAGGCGGAACTGGCCGCCGCCCGCGCCCAGACCATCAACCCGCACGTGCAGGTGCGCGCCGCGCCGCGCGTCACGCCGGACACCCTCCCCGCGCTGCTGGGCGGCGTGACGCTCGTCGTGGACGCCACCGACAACTTCGAGACGCGCTACCTGATCGCCGACACCTGCGCCGCGCAGGGCCGCGAGTGGATCTGGGGCGCAGCCAGCGGCACGACCGGCATGGTCAGCGTGTTCGGCCCCCACGCGGGCCTGCGCGACGTGTTCCCCGACCCCGGCGACGACCTGAGCTGCGACGAAGCCGGGGTGCTCGGCCCGGTTCCGGCGCTGACCGGGCAGCTGATGGCGCTGGAAGCCCTGAAGGTGCTCGGCGGCGTGGGTGAACCGCTGCGCGGCCGCCTGTGGACCTTCGACGCCCTGACCGGCCGCGCCCGGACCCTCACGCTGCGCCCCGCCCCCACCCTGTAG
- a CDS encoding glycerol-3-phosphate acyltransferase has product MPDLSALPPAPTLLVTVLAFLLGSLVSGVLYSRARGADIRDRDLPGGSGTWRQFGRGAAALVTAGDILKGVVAALLARALVPQGGEALAALVTGAVVAGHCYPVFFGFRGGGGIAPLLGALLVFTPGVLLALLLTAAVVIPTYKATLQPRLKLNAVPFTTAVAVPVGLLVGALSGGFWPLLAGGVVMAVRAAHLLRGGA; this is encoded by the coding sequence ATGCCCGACCTGTCTGCCCTGCCGCCCGCCCCGACGCTGCTCGTGACGGTCCTGGCGTTCCTGCTGGGGTCGCTGGTCAGCGGCGTGCTGTACTCCCGCGCGCGCGGGGCGGACATCCGCGACCGGGACCTGCCGGGCGGGAGCGGCACGTGGCGGCAGTTCGGGCGCGGCGCGGCCGCGCTGGTCACGGCGGGGGACATCCTGAAGGGGGTCGTGGCGGCGCTGCTGGCCCGCGCGCTCGTCCCGCAGGGTGGCGAGGCGCTGGCGGCGCTGGTGACGGGCGCGGTCGTGGCCGGGCACTGCTACCCGGTCTTCTTCGGCTTCCGGGGCGGCGGGGGCATCGCGCCGCTGCTGGGGGCGCTGCTGGTGTTCACGCCGGGCGTGCTGCTGGCGCTGCTGCTGACCGCGGCGGTCGTGATCCCCACGTATAAGGCCACGCTGCAGCCCCGCCTGAAGCTGAACGCGGTGCCGTTCACGACGGCGGTCGCGGTGCCCGTGGGCCTGCTGGTCGGCGCGCTGAGCGGGGGCTTCTGGCCGCTGCTGGCGGGCGGGGTTGTCATGGCCGTGCGGGCCGCGCACCTGCTGCGGGGCGGCGCGTGA
- a CDS encoding 4Fe-4S binding protein → MSYAITSRCAGVRDGACLDVCPVACIHDVGDQFVIHPNECIDCGACANACPAQAIVEGHEAPEWIAYARTALHLW, encoded by the coding sequence ATGAGTTACGCAATCACCTCCCGCTGCGCGGGCGTCCGCGACGGCGCCTGCCTGGACGTCTGCCCCGTGGCCTGCATTCACGACGTGGGCGATCAGTTCGTGATTCACCCGAACGAGTGCATCGACTGCGGCGCCTGCGCGAACGCCTGCCCCGCGCAGGCCATCGTGGAGGGTCACGAGGCCCCCGAATGGATCGCGTATGCCCGCACGGCGCTGCACCTGTGGTGA